The Kiritimatiellia bacterium genome has a window encoding:
- the lptD gene encoding LPS assembly protein LptD: MPRRGALAAALVVLLGSTATAQRMPELNPDAGQPYDVRAGRMEAREGGRRLVAEGGVHIRQGRQLLAAERVEIDRTTDTVIATGRVVFVRWDGTVWKGERLVYNFRTGEGDFGRFMVYHHPYYLYGEKFRMVTADLIELEDVTLTTCEGDNREFQIRAPRATLEQKRYATLYHATAWLGPVPVAYVPYYRRDLQGEPGRWDIVPGYSSRLGAFLIATYNYGLTDTGSLLGRSSLHLYSERGVGVSQNVLWRDPPNRSAVSRGNLEGFFIQDQKPFRNAREEEERRDTLTEDSRYRVRLRHQSPAGERGSLFVQSTYMSDPFVEEDFFRRDYRTAVQPENRASWLWRGDRFLFSVLASGRLNDFYESVDRLPELSLTIPALRLGELPLYYESVTVGSSLRRVYPEIAEPENYDALRLDTRHMLYLPHRYFGFLAFTPRAGWRGTWYSTTYADPVSTTNIVTRSDSNGVPTTVQEVLTTRRELGADFRSLPELGAEISFKAYKVLDEAPNVFGRGLRHVVEPYARHTWIPVPDLMPERLPQFDAVDRLAGGHTLQFGLRNKLQTRRGSVLYVDHSYERAEADPLAREAEGMDQTELRELPAAGHATVHDLVNADVGTLLRLDPEEDEDPLGPLYANVRLWPARGFRFDFKALVDLYGEGLTQFDGQLSLASSPEFTLTANYLYQADRRDQMAAQLRLFPKARWSLGLYARYDLEQSRIEEHSYFVQHRMNCIGWGVGVRHEPGDEGREDDFSVWVQLWLLAMPYSSVSLGG, from the coding sequence GTGCCGCGCCGTGGAGCGCTCGCCGCGGCGCTGGTCGTCCTCCTCGGCAGCACCGCGACCGCACAGCGCATGCCGGAGCTCAACCCGGATGCGGGGCAGCCCTACGATGTGCGCGCCGGTCGGATGGAAGCGCGCGAGGGAGGCCGCCGCTTGGTCGCGGAGGGCGGCGTGCACATCCGGCAGGGGCGACAGCTGCTGGCCGCGGAGCGGGTCGAGATTGACCGCACGACGGACACCGTCATCGCCACCGGCCGCGTGGTGTTTGTGCGCTGGGACGGCACGGTCTGGAAGGGCGAGCGGCTCGTGTACAACTTCCGCACCGGTGAGGGGGACTTCGGCCGGTTCATGGTGTACCACCACCCTTATTATCTGTACGGGGAAAAGTTCCGAATGGTGACGGCCGACCTGATCGAACTGGAAGACGTCACGCTGACCACCTGCGAGGGCGACAATCGCGAGTTTCAGATTCGCGCGCCCCGCGCAACGCTGGAACAGAAACGTTACGCGACGCTGTATCACGCGACCGCCTGGCTGGGCCCGGTGCCGGTCGCCTACGTGCCGTATTACCGCCGCGATCTACAGGGCGAACCCGGCCGCTGGGACATCGTGCCCGGGTACAGCTCGCGGCTGGGCGCGTTTCTGATTGCGACCTACAACTACGGGCTGACCGACACCGGCAGTCTGCTGGGCCGCTCCTCCCTGCACCTGTACTCCGAACGCGGTGTGGGGGTGTCGCAGAATGTGCTGTGGCGCGATCCCCCGAACCGGAGCGCGGTCAGCCGGGGCAATCTGGAGGGCTTTTTCATCCAGGACCAGAAGCCCTTCCGTAACGCCCGCGAGGAGGAGGAGCGCCGCGACACGCTCACGGAGGACTCCCGCTACCGTGTGCGGTTGCGCCACCAGAGCCCCGCCGGTGAGCGCGGATCGCTCTTCGTACAGTCGACGTACATGAGCGATCCGTTCGTGGAAGAGGATTTCTTCCGGCGCGACTACCGCACCGCGGTGCAGCCCGAGAACCGCGCCTCATGGCTGTGGCGCGGCGACCGCTTTCTGTTCTCGGTGCTCGCGAGCGGCCGGCTGAACGATTTCTATGAGAGCGTGGACCGGCTGCCGGAACTCTCGCTGACGATTCCGGCGCTGCGGCTCGGAGAGCTGCCGCTCTACTACGAAAGCGTCACCGTCGGCTCGTCGCTGCGCCGAGTGTACCCGGAAATCGCCGAGCCGGAGAACTACGACGCGCTGCGGCTCGACACGCGGCACATGCTGTATCTGCCGCACCGCTACTTTGGGTTTCTGGCGTTCACGCCGCGGGCGGGCTGGCGCGGCACCTGGTACTCGACCACCTACGCCGACCCCGTGAGCACGACGAACATCGTCACGCGAAGCGACTCGAACGGCGTGCCGACGACGGTCCAGGAGGTGCTCACCACTCGGCGGGAGCTCGGCGCCGACTTCCGCTCGCTGCCAGAGCTGGGCGCGGAGATCTCGTTCAAGGCCTACAAGGTGCTCGACGAGGCGCCGAACGTGTTTGGCCGCGGGCTGCGGCATGTCGTCGAGCCGTACGCGCGGCACACGTGGATCCCGGTGCCCGACCTCATGCCCGAGCGGCTGCCGCAGTTCGACGCGGTGGACCGCCTCGCCGGCGGGCATACGCTCCAGTTCGGGCTGCGCAACAAGCTGCAGACGCGGCGCGGCTCGGTGCTCTACGTGGATCACTCCTACGAGCGGGCGGAGGCGGATCCACTGGCGCGCGAGGCGGAGGGAATGGACCAGACCGAGCTGCGGGAGCTGCCCGCCGCCGGCCACGCCACCGTCCACGATCTGGTGAACGCGGACGTCGGCACGCTGCTGCGGCTCGATCCGGAGGAGGACGAGGACCCGCTCGGCCCGCTGTATGCGAATGTCCGGCTCTGGCCCGCGCGAGGATTTCGCTTCGACTTCAAGGCGCTCGTGGACCTCTACGGCGAGGGGCTCACGCAGTTCGATGGTCAGCTGTCGCTGGCCTCCTCGCCCGAGTTCACGCTCACCGCCAACTACCTCTATCAGGCCGACCGGCGGGACCAGATGGCCGCGCAGCTGCGGCTGTTTCCGAAGGCCCGCTGGAGCCTGGGCCTCTACGCGCGGTATGATCTGGAGCAGAGCCGCATCGAGGAGCACTCCTATTTTGTGCAGCACCGGATGAACTGCATCGGGTGGGGAGTGGGCGTCCGCCACGAGCCGGGCGACGAAGGCCGCGAGGACGACTTCAGCGTGTGGGTGCAGCTCTGGTTGCTGGCGATGCCCTATTCCTCGGTGAGCCTGGGCGGCTGA
- a CDS encoding galactose mutarotase: MTVTSQPWGEADGRRVQLFTLDNGRGLKMRVTNYGGIIVSLEVPDRDGRPADVVLGFDRLADYLAGHPYFGALIGRYGNRIAGGRFVLDGVEYRLATNNAPGGIPCSLHGGLRGFDKAVWEAEPVRERNAVGLRLRHTSRDGDEGYPGTLRVTVHYWLTADHALRITYEAITDKPTPVNLTQHSYFNLAGHDGGPILDHELQILADRFTPIDAGLIPTGELRPVEGTPMDFRTPTRIGARINQPDEQLRFGGGYDHNWVINGPAGTLRKAAVVHEPRSGRVMEVFTTEPGLQFYSGNFLDGSNVGKGGVVYQHRTGFCLETQHFPDSPNKPQFPSTILRPGQTLRSETVYRFSVRPR, from the coding sequence ATGACCGTGACCAGTCAGCCGTGGGGGGAGGCGGACGGCCGCCGCGTTCAGTTGTTCACGCTCGACAACGGCCGTGGCCTGAAGATGCGGGTGACGAACTACGGCGGCATCATCGTCTCGCTCGAGGTCCCCGACCGGGACGGCCGCCCCGCCGACGTAGTGCTCGGATTCGACCGGCTCGCGGACTATCTGGCGGGCCACCCCTATTTTGGCGCGCTGATCGGCCGTTACGGTAATCGCATCGCAGGAGGCCGGTTTGTGCTCGACGGCGTCGAGTACCGGCTGGCGACCAACAATGCGCCCGGCGGCATTCCCTGCTCGCTGCACGGGGGGCTGCGCGGTTTCGACAAGGCCGTGTGGGAGGCCGAGCCGGTGCGCGAGCGGAACGCGGTCGGCCTGCGCCTGCGCCACACGAGCCGGGATGGCGACGAGGGGTATCCGGGTACCCTTCGCGTCACCGTGCACTACTGGCTGACCGCCGACCATGCATTGCGCATCACGTACGAGGCCATCACGGACAAGCCCACACCGGTGAACCTCACTCAGCACAGCTACTTCAACCTCGCCGGCCACGACGGCGGGCCCATTCTGGACCACGAACTGCAGATCCTCGCCGACCGGTTCACACCCATAGACGCGGGACTGATCCCCACCGGCGAGCTGCGACCGGTCGAGGGCACGCCGATGGACTTCCGCACGCCGACGCGGATCGGAGCGAGGATCAACCAGCCGGACGAGCAGCTGCGCTTCGGGGGCGGCTACGATCACAACTGGGTGATCAACGGTCCTGCCGGCACGCTGCGAAAGGCGGCCGTCGTCCACGAGCCGCGGAGTGGTCGCGTGATGGAGGTGTTCACGACCGAACCGGGCCTGCAGTTCTACAGCGGCAATTTCCTGGACGGCTCGAACGTCGGCAAGGGGGGGGTCGTGTACCAGCATCGCACCGGCTTCTGTCTGGAGACGCAGCACTTTCCGGACTCGCCGAACAAGCCGCAGTTTCCCTCAACGATCCTTCGGCCTGGCCAGACGCTGCGCAGCGAGACGGTGTACCGTTTCTCGGTGCGTCCGCGCTGA
- the gspD gene encoding type II secretion system secretin GspD: protein MNGWIQRSMLAGALLTVAALLTLRLLAQTDAPPAPTNPPPADLPRPLLTPASPPRLSPPAAEPAAATAAEMPAPPEQAAEPVAPTSMPTLPVPAAAPAAADTNAPQRLISLSFQDAPVDQILALYSELTGRTMIKAPGVQANITIRSHSKLTEEEVRQAIEAVLALNNISFVPLGEKFYKVVQPPAARQEGMPIRFPTNAAPREGDFMVSQIVELKHAEISEVMTLLQTILHAHGKVQPLERANAIMITDSESNVARALELIAFLDRPAETKVETRIYELREAAAADVAQRLNELISDTSQQRRPTVTIVQPAQPTPPGVIRPPSAGTTAVRTDLSLAERGIVVGQVKIVPDERTNVLIIISDPANFPFFDNMIAVLDRAVEPETLVKVYALEYAAADEIADLLSALIGSTTSLRRRTTTGATGTRTGTTGTRTTAGGSTTQESRSQTIREFIQSQISRTPTPASGAAGGPEGEGVGELSSETRILPDLRSNSILLMGRRTDLTVLEEVIRELDVMLAQVVIEAVIIEVSLSDETTTGLDWLQRSLQAYSTSRLGPGGGIVLREPVMSWGGGFLSGATAAFRSGAEVGRDVPLSAGALTYYLTLEGVNLDAVIRLAARDSRARILSTPIILTTDNTEARIVAGEERPIVTATTVTVGGNQTSAYEYKNIGIELTVKPRINPQRVVVMEVTQTADNVGDIVVIDGNEVPVVTKRELKANLAVEHRSTIVMGGLVSQADRDSSSKIPVLGDIPLLGRLFRSDSRTKQRTELLVLLTPYVVRTPQEARAETRRIHDASNADMSRWFEKGFGDSDLARAKRAELPPLRPDTKLPPRIEQFLKETETNALPPRGARTIVVPQTVQPARHSAPAPSRPAAPAR, encoded by the coding sequence ATGAACGGCTGGATTCAACGCTCGATGCTGGCCGGCGCGCTGCTGACCGTCGCAGCGCTGCTGACGTTGCGACTGCTTGCGCAGACCGACGCCCCCCCGGCCCCGACCAACCCCCCGCCCGCGGATCTGCCCCGCCCGCTGCTCACGCCCGCTTCACCGCCGCGCCTCTCACCGCCCGCTGCCGAACCGGCCGCCGCCACCGCCGCCGAAATGCCCGCGCCGCCCGAGCAGGCCGCCGAACCGGTCGCGCCGACCTCGATGCCCACGCTGCCGGTGCCCGCCGCCGCACCGGCTGCCGCGGACACGAACGCGCCGCAGCGCCTGATCTCGCTCAGCTTCCAGGACGCGCCGGTGGACCAGATCCTCGCGCTCTACAGCGAGCTGACCGGCCGCACGATGATCAAGGCGCCGGGCGTGCAGGCGAACATCACAATCCGCTCCCACTCGAAGCTCACCGAGGAGGAGGTGCGGCAGGCGATCGAAGCGGTGCTGGCGCTGAACAACATCTCCTTTGTGCCGCTCGGCGAGAAGTTCTACAAGGTTGTTCAGCCCCCCGCCGCCCGGCAGGAGGGCATGCCGATCCGCTTCCCCACCAACGCGGCGCCCCGCGAGGGTGATTTCATGGTCAGCCAGATCGTGGAGTTGAAGCATGCCGAGATCAGCGAGGTGATGACGCTTCTGCAGACGATTCTGCACGCGCACGGAAAGGTGCAGCCGCTCGAGCGCGCGAACGCGATCATGATCACCGACAGCGAGAGCAACGTCGCGCGCGCGCTGGAACTGATCGCGTTTCTCGACCGCCCTGCCGAGACGAAGGTCGAAACCCGCATCTACGAGCTGCGTGAGGCCGCCGCCGCAGACGTCGCACAGCGGCTCAATGAGCTCATCAGCGACACCTCGCAGCAGCGGCGCCCCACCGTCACGATCGTACAGCCCGCGCAACCTACGCCCCCCGGCGTAATCCGGCCGCCGTCCGCCGGCACCACCGCGGTGCGCACCGACCTCAGCCTCGCGGAACGGGGGATCGTCGTCGGACAAGTGAAAATCGTCCCCGACGAGCGCACGAACGTGTTGATCATCATTTCCGACCCCGCGAACTTTCCGTTCTTTGACAATATGATCGCGGTGCTTGACCGGGCGGTGGAGCCGGAAACGCTCGTGAAGGTCTACGCGCTGGAGTACGCGGCCGCCGACGAGATCGCGGACCTGCTGAGCGCGCTGATTGGCAGCACCACCAGCCTCCGGCGTCGGACCACCACCGGCGCGACCGGGACGCGCACCGGCACCACCGGCACGCGCACCACCGCCGGCGGCTCCACTACGCAGGAGTCGCGCAGCCAGACGATCCGGGAGTTCATCCAGAGTCAGATCTCCCGCACGCCGACGCCCGCCTCCGGTGCGGCCGGGGGCCCTGAGGGCGAGGGGGTCGGCGAGCTCTCCAGCGAAACCCGAATCCTACCGGACCTGCGCAGCAACTCGATCCTGCTGATGGGCCGCCGCACCGACCTCACCGTGCTGGAGGAAGTGATCCGCGAGCTCGACGTGATGCTCGCGCAGGTGGTGATCGAAGCGGTCATCATCGAGGTATCGCTGAGCGACGAGACCACCACCGGTCTCGACTGGTTGCAGCGTTCCCTTCAGGCCTATAGCACGAGCCGGCTCGGCCCCGGGGGCGGGATTGTGCTGCGCGAGCCGGTGATGTCGTGGGGCGGCGGGTTCCTGAGCGGCGCGACCGCGGCGTTCCGCAGCGGCGCGGAGGTCGGGCGCGACGTGCCGCTGTCCGCCGGGGCGCTGACCTACTATCTCACCCTCGAGGGCGTGAACCTCGACGCGGTGATCCGTCTCGCCGCGAGGGATTCCCGCGCCCGCATCCTCTCGACTCCGATCATCCTGACCACCGACAACACCGAGGCCCGCATCGTCGCCGGCGAGGAGCGTCCGATCGTTACCGCGACCACCGTCACCGTCGGCGGCAACCAGACCTCCGCGTACGAATACAAGAACATCGGCATCGAGCTGACTGTGAAACCGCGCATCAACCCGCAGCGCGTGGTGGTGATGGAGGTCACCCAGACCGCGGACAACGTCGGTGACATCGTCGTGATTGACGGCAACGAGGTGCCGGTGGTGACGAAGCGCGAGCTGAAGGCGAACCTTGCGGTGGAGCACCGCTCCACCATCGTGATGGGCGGACTCGTCAGCCAAGCCGACCGCGACAGCAGCTCGAAAATCCCCGTGCTCGGCGACATCCCGCTGCTCGGCCGGCTGTTTCGCTCCGACTCCCGCACCAAGCAGCGCACCGAGCTGCTCGTGCTGTTGACGCCGTACGTCGTCCGCACGCCGCAGGAGGCCCGCGCGGAGACTCGCCGCATTCACGACGCGAGCAACGCGGACATGAGCCGCTGGTTCGAAAAAGGCTTTGGCGACAGCGACCTCGCGCGCGCAAAGCGCGCGGAGCTGCCGCCGCTGCGGCCCGACACAAAACTGCCGCCGCGGATTGAGCAGTTCTTGAAGGAGACCGAAACCAACGCGCTGCCGCCCCGCGGTGCGCGGACCATCGTCGTGCCGCAGACCGTGCAGCCGGCACGTCATTCCGCGCCGGCACCCTCCCGGCCGGCCGCGCCGGCGCGCTGA
- the gspM gene encoding type II secretion system protein GspM gives MIRLNPREAVLALITLAIGLAALTWWGGASRLARWAELGRTAETLEQRRQVAERLVRRRAEVEGRLDELLRALPRYPADRDVTADLLKLVETTAAEHGLRLTRREPERERAAGELYEVAINCNWEGTLEALTRFLFAIQTQGAVLDVRQLNVTSPKGTGSALAGTFSIACAYTRSRPAAAASSGGARPK, from the coding sequence ATGATCCGGCTCAACCCGCGCGAGGCGGTACTGGCGCTGATCACGCTGGCGATCGGACTGGCCGCGCTGACCTGGTGGGGCGGCGCCAGCCGACTGGCGCGGTGGGCGGAGCTGGGACGCACCGCGGAAACGCTCGAGCAGCGACGGCAGGTCGCGGAACGTCTGGTGCGCCGGCGCGCGGAGGTCGAGGGGCGGCTCGACGAGCTGCTTCGCGCGCTGCCGCGCTACCCCGCCGACCGGGACGTCACCGCGGATCTGCTGAAACTCGTGGAAACGACCGCGGCCGAACACGGTCTGCGGCTCACCCGGCGCGAGCCCGAGCGCGAGCGCGCGGCGGGCGAGCTGTACGAAGTGGCCATCAACTGCAACTGGGAGGGCACGCTCGAGGCGCTGACGCGCTTCCTCTTCGCGATCCAGACACAGGGTGCGGTGCTCGACGTGCGGCAACTGAACGTGACCTCGCCGAAAGGTACCGGTTCGGCGCTGGCCGGCACCTTCTCCATCGCCTGTGCGTACACGCGCTCACGTCCGGCCGCCGCCGCCAGTTCCGGAGGCGCGCGCCCGAAATGA
- a CDS encoding PilN domain-containing protein, which produces MNRSWGRWWPEVAAVRTVTAVRRTADSLVWTQIRLRRDGRAVAPETRALPLPPLDPDASAEVAAAALRPALEQLHGELSLLLPADRALMRVLELPSEDPAELADMAALQLDRISPFPVEHLVIGHEVFASGAGRSRVLVAAMPRELVEREAALFRAVGRDVRRVDLDVLAWWHHLAAVSGAEDGGLRVHLRIEAATARVLAVRAGRPLIVRALAAGGDAPEELEHELELTFAALETEWGVAPEGELIVWFDGEPDASLTSRLAAVCGLPATATRLEELPPLTEGAAQRALADPARTLNLAPPEWEEVRRHRSRTRRFAAAAGVCLGLWLLLVVGFLVALYVREASVARLARFVEVLEKPAAEVRAVQARIRSLEEYGDRTRSALEILRQISADLPPGLTLTSFSFRKGRSVNLRGEAEAVNAVYDFFAALERSGLFREVKPEGVTSRPSAGRAKSEFRVTAVLPGEETPG; this is translated from the coding sequence ATGAACCGCTCGTGGGGCCGATGGTGGCCGGAGGTGGCGGCAGTTCGGACTGTCACCGCGGTGCGCCGGACCGCCGACTCGCTGGTGTGGACCCAGATCCGCCTGCGTCGCGACGGGCGCGCGGTCGCGCCGGAAACCCGTGCGCTGCCGCTGCCGCCGCTCGACCCCGACGCGTCGGCGGAGGTGGCCGCCGCGGCGTTGCGCCCCGCGCTGGAACAACTTCACGGTGAACTCTCGCTGCTGCTGCCAGCCGACCGCGCGCTGATGCGCGTGCTGGAGCTTCCCAGCGAGGATCCCGCCGAACTGGCCGACATGGCGGCGCTCCAGCTCGACCGCATCTCGCCGTTTCCGGTGGAGCATTTGGTCATCGGCCATGAGGTCTTTGCGAGCGGCGCCGGTCGCAGCCGTGTACTGGTCGCGGCGATGCCGCGCGAGCTGGTGGAACGCGAGGCGGCGCTGTTCCGCGCGGTCGGGCGAGACGTGCGCCGCGTGGATCTTGACGTGCTAGCCTGGTGGCACCATCTGGCGGCGGTGTCCGGCGCCGAGGACGGCGGGCTGCGGGTGCATCTGCGGATCGAGGCGGCGACCGCGCGCGTGCTGGCCGTGCGCGCCGGCCGTCCGCTCATCGTGCGCGCGCTGGCCGCCGGCGGGGACGCGCCGGAGGAACTCGAGCACGAGCTCGAACTCACGTTTGCGGCGCTGGAGACGGAGTGGGGAGTGGCCCCGGAGGGGGAGCTGATCGTCTGGTTTGACGGTGAGCCGGACGCGTCGCTCACCTCACGGCTGGCGGCGGTCTGCGGCCTGCCGGCGACCGCCACCCGCCTCGAGGAGCTGCCACCGCTGACGGAGGGCGCCGCGCAGCGGGCGCTGGCGGATCCCGCCCGTACGTTGAACCTCGCCCCGCCGGAGTGGGAGGAGGTGCGGCGCCACCGCAGCCGTACCCGCCGCTTTGCTGCGGCGGCCGGCGTATGCCTGGGGCTGTGGTTGCTGCTGGTGGTGGGGTTTCTGGTCGCGCTCTACGTGCGCGAGGCGTCGGTCGCCCGGCTGGCGCGGTTCGTCGAGGTGCTCGAAAAGCCTGCCGCGGAGGTGCGCGCGGTTCAGGCCCGCATCCGATCGCTGGAGGAGTACGGCGACCGAACCCGGTCCGCGCTGGAAATCCTGCGGCAGATCAGCGCCGATCTGCCGCCCGGCCTCACGCTCACGTCGTTCTCGTTCCGAAAGGGCCGTAGCGTGAACCTGCGCGGTGAGGCGGAGGCGGTGAACGCGGTGTACGACTTTTTCGCGGCGCTGGAGCGTAGCGGTTTGTTCCGCGAGGTGAAACCGGAAGGAGTGACGTCCCGTCCGTCCGCGGGGCGCGCGAAGTCCGAGTTCCGGGTCACCGCGGTGCTGCCGGGGGAGGAGACGCCCGGATGA
- a CDS encoding general secretion pathway protein GspK yields MNRRAAGSCRGGALIVALWVVVILSMLVGTLAFEMRIEAGITSHYRKRAKAAALARAGAEYARMLLLKSRRVDPTAEESLDEDPVYLNSMLLARGVGVSGLEHEMGEGRFRLDILPEGGRRNVNRLQPLEWRELLRQAQVPEDLWEELIACAGDWIDADDNAKPNGAESDDPFYRDRGYRVKNGPIDTIDELLLVKGFTEEILFGGAGPDGEPMLGIAQWLTTWGDGRINANTASFEVLMTIPGIAEWEADAIIEGRAGLDGVTGTRDDGYGSVDELLARTGINPALRAYFSVRDVRFVRVISRGEVQGVRYGVWAVFQVEGGRVHTVFWREEVMP; encoded by the coding sequence ATGAACAGACGTGCTGCCGGCTCGTGCCGCGGCGGGGCGCTGATCGTTGCGCTCTGGGTCGTGGTGATTCTCTCCATGCTGGTCGGCACGCTGGCATTCGAAATGCGCATCGAGGCGGGCATCACCTCGCACTACCGCAAGCGCGCGAAGGCGGCCGCGCTCGCGCGTGCCGGCGCCGAGTATGCGCGGATGCTGCTACTGAAGTCGCGACGGGTGGACCCCACCGCCGAGGAATCGCTCGACGAGGACCCGGTGTATCTGAACTCGATGTTGCTGGCGCGCGGCGTCGGCGTCAGCGGCCTCGAACACGAGATGGGCGAGGGCCGTTTTCGGCTGGACATCCTGCCCGAGGGAGGCCGCCGCAACGTGAACCGGCTGCAGCCGCTCGAGTGGCGGGAGCTGCTCCGACAGGCGCAGGTGCCGGAGGACCTGTGGGAGGAACTGATCGCGTGCGCGGGTGACTGGATCGATGCGGACGACAACGCGAAACCGAACGGCGCCGAGAGCGATGATCCGTTCTATCGGGACCGCGGCTACCGGGTGAAAAACGGGCCGATCGACACGATTGACGAGCTGCTGCTCGTGAAGGGCTTCACCGAGGAGATTCTGTTTGGCGGTGCGGGACCGGACGGCGAGCCGATGCTCGGCATTGCGCAGTGGCTGACCACTTGGGGTGATGGTCGCATCAACGCGAACACCGCGTCGTTCGAGGTGCTGATGACGATCCCCGGGATTGCCGAGTGGGAGGCGGATGCTATCATCGAGGGGCGGGCGGGTCTGGACGGCGTCACCGGCACGCGGGACGACGGGTACGGCTCCGTGGATGAACTGCTGGCGCGCACCGGCATCAACCCGGCGCTGCGCGCCTACTTCAGCGTGCGGGACGTGCGGTTTGTGCGCGTCATTTCGCGCGGCGAGGTGCAGGGCGTGCGGTACGGCGTGTGGGCGGTTTTCCAGGTGGAAGGCGGTCGGGTGCATACCGTGTTCTGGCGGGAAGAAGTGATGCCGTGA